NNNNNNNNNNNNNNNNNNNNNNNNNNNNNNNNNNNNNNNNNNNNNNNNNNNNNNNNNNNNNNNNNNNNNNNNNNNNNNNNNNNNNNNNNNNNNNNNNNNNNNNNNNNNNNNNNNNNNNNNNNNNNNNNNNNNNNNNNNNNNNNNNNNNNNNNNNNNNNNNNNNNNNNNNNNNNNNNNNNNNNNNNNNNNNNNNNNNNNNNNNNNNNNNNNNNNNNNNNNNNNNNNNNNNNNNNNNNNNNNNNNNNNNNNNNNNNNNNNNNNNNNNNNNNNNNNNNNNNNNNNNNNNNNNNNNNNNNNNNNNNNNNNNNNNNNNNNNNNNNNNNNNNNNNNNNNNNNNNNNNNNNNNNNNNNNNNNNNNNNNNNNNNNNNNNNNNNNNNNNNNNNNNNNNNNNNNNNNNNNNNNNNNNNNNNNNNNNNNNNNNNNNNNNNNNNNNNNNNNNNNNNNNNNNNNNNNNNNNNNNNNNNNNNNNNNNNNNNNNNNNNNNNNNNNNNNNNNNNNNNNNNNNNNNNNNNNNNNNNNNNNNNNNNNNNNNNNNNNNNNNNNNNNNNNNNNNNNNNNNNNNNNNNNNNNNNNNNNNNNNNNNNNNNNNNNNNNNNNNNNNNNNNNNNNNNNNNNNNNNNNNNNNNNNNNNNNNNNNNNNNNNNNNNNNNNNNNNNNNNNNNNNNNNNNNNNNNNNNNNNNNNNNNNNNNNNNNNNNNNNNNNNNNNNNNNNNNNNNNNNNNNNNNNNNNNNNNNNNNNNNNNNNNNNNNNNNNNNNNNNNNNNNNNNNNNNNNNNNNNNNNNNNNNNNNNNNNNNNNNNNNNNNNNNNNNNNNNNNNNNNNNNNNNNNNNNNNNNNNNNNNNNNNNNNNNNNNNNNNNNNNNNNNNNNNNNNNNNNNNNNNNNNNNNNNNNNNNNNNNNNNNNNNNNNNNNNNNNNNNNNNNNNNNNNNNNNNNNNNNNNNNNNNNNNNNNNNNNNNNNNNNNNNNNNNNNNNNNNNNNNNNNNNNNNNNNNNNNNNNNNNNNNNNNNNNNNNNNNNNNNNNNNNNNNNNNNNNNNNNNNNNNNNNNNNNNNNNNNNNNNNNNNNNNNNNNNNNNNNNNNNNNNNNNNNNNNNNNNNNNNNNNNNNNNNNNNNNNNNNNNNNNNNNNNNNNNNNNNNNNNNNNNNNNNNNNNNNNNNNNNNNNNNNNNNNNNNNNNNNNNNNNNNNNNNNNNNNNNNNNNNNNNNNNNNNNNNNNNNNNNNNNNNNNNNNNNNNNNNNNNNNNNNNNNNNNNNNNNNNNNNNNNNNNNNNNNNNNNNNNNNNNNNNNNNNNNNNNNNNNNNNNNNNNNNNNNNNNNNNNNNNNNNNNNNNNNNNNNNNNNNNNNNNNNNNNNNNNNNNNNNNNNNNNNNNNNNNNNNNNNNNNNNNNNNNNNNNNNNNNNNNNNNNNNNNNNNNNNNNNNNNNNNNNNNNNNNNNNNNNNNNNNNNNNNNNNNNNNNNNNNNNNNNNNNNNNNNNNNNNNNNNNNNNNNNNNNNNNNNNNNNNNNNNNNNNNNNNNNNNNNNNNNNNNNNNNNNNNNNNNNNNNNNNNNNNNNNNNNNNNNNNNNNNNNNNNNNNNNNNNNNNNNNNNNNNNNNNNNNNNNNNNNNNNNNNNNNNNNNNNNNNNNNNNNNNNNNNNNNNNNNNNNNNNNNNNNNNNNNNNNNNNNNNNNNNNNNNNNNNNNNNNNNNNNNNNNNNNNNNNNNNNNNNNNNNNNNNNNNNNNNNNNNNNNNNNNNNNNNNNNNNNNNNNNNNNNNNNNNNNNNNNNNNNNNNNNNNNNNNNNNNNNNNNNNNNNNNNNNNNNNNNNNNNNNNNNNNNNNNNNNNNNNNNNNNNNNNNNNNNNNNNNNNNNNNNNNNNNNNNNNNNNNNNNNNNNNNNNNNNNNNNNNNNNNNNNNNNNNNNNNNNNNNNNNNNNNNNNNNNNNNNNNNNNNNNNNNNNNNNNNNNNNNNNNNNNNNNNNNNNNNNNNNNNNNNNNNNNNNNNNNNNNNNNNNNNNNNNNNNNNNNNNNNNNNNNNNNNNNNNNNNNNNNNNNNNNNNNNNNNNNNNNNNNNNNNNNNNNNNNNNNNNNNNNNNNNNNNNNNNNNNNNNNNNNNNNNNNNNNNNNNNNNNNNNNNNNNNNNNNNNNNNNNNNNNNNNNNNNNNNNNNNNNNNNNNNNNNNNNNNNNNNNNNNNNNNNNNNNNNNNNNNNNNNNNNNNNNNNNNNNNNNNNNNNNNNNNNNNNNNNNNNNNNNNNNNNNNNNNNNNNNNNNNNNNNNNNNNNNNNNNNNNNNNNNNNNNNNNNNNNNNNNNNNNNNNNNNNNNNNNNNNNNNNNNNNNNNNNNNNNNNNNNNNNNNNNNNNNNNNNNNNNNNNNNNNNNNNNNNNNNNNNNNNNNNNNNNNNNNNNNNNNNNNNNNNNNNNNNNNNNNNNNNNNNNNNNNNNNNNNNNNNNNNNNNNNNNNNNNNNNNNNNNNNNNNNNNNNNNNNNNNNNNNNNNNNNNNNNNNNNNNNNNNNNNNNNNNNNNNNNNNNNNNNNNNNNNNNNNNNNNNNNNNNNNNNNNNNNNNNNNNNNNNNNNNNNNNNNNNNNNNNNNNNNNNNNNNNNNNNNNNNNNNNNNNNNNNNNNNNNNNNNNNNNNNNNNNNNNNNNNNNNNNNNNNNNNNNNNNNNNNNNNNNNNNNNNNNNNNNNNNNNNNNNNNNNNNNNNNNNNNNNNNNNNNNNNNNNNNNNNNNNNNNNNNNNNNNNNNNNNNNNNNNNNNNNNNNNNNNNNNNNNNNNNNNNNNNNNNNNNNNNNNNNNNNNNNNNNNNNNNNNNNNNNNNNNNNNNNNNNNNNNNNNNNNNNNNNNNNNNNNNNNNNNNNNNNNNNNNNNNNNNNNNNNNNNNNNNNNNNNNNNNNNNNNNNNNNNNNNNNNNNNNNNNNNNNNNNNNNNNNNNNNNNNNNNNNNNNNNNNNNNNNNNNNNNNNNNNNNNNNNNNNNNNNNNNNNNNNNNNNNNNNNNNNNNNNNNNNNNNNNNNNNNNNNNNNNNNNNNNNNNNNNNNNNNNNNNNNNNNNNNNNNNNNNNNNNNNNNNNNNNNNNNNNNAACAAGATTAATACTTGCTAAGATTCGTCGCGAGAAACAAATTGCGCTAGCTGTTGCATCCTCGGGAATCGCTGCTACGTTATTGCCAGGTGGTAGGACGGCGCACTCGGCATTCAAGCTGCCTTTGGATTTGGTGAGGGCCGAGGTTCCTACTTGCAATATTAGCAAAAATTCAGAGGAAGCTGAAGTTCTTAGACAGTGCCGTCTTATTGTATGGGACGAATGCACAATGGCCAATAAGGGTGCCCCTGAGGCACTCGATCGGTCACTGAAAGATATCAGGGATTCTACAGCTTCTATGGGTGGTGTAACTCTATTACTTTCAGGAGATTTCCGACAAACCCTTCCTGTCATCCCTAAAGGAACCAGGGCTGATAAAGTGCGTGCATGCCTTAAGTCATCCATGTTGTGGCCCCAGGTTAAGATGTTAAGCCTAAGCACAAACATGCGTGCGCACTTGCTTGGTGATATCACGTCTGCAGCATTTGCTGAAGACATTTTAGCCCTTGGAGAAGGGAAGGTTCCTAATAATGATAAGGGTGACATGTCCATCTCTGAACTGTGCAACACAGTGGACAACCCTTCTGACCTTTTGGAAACAGTGTTCCCCAATCTGGAAAGTAACTATGCAGACATCAATTGGCTCAGTGAAAGAACTATCCTGGCCCCCAAAAACGTAGCTGTCAGTGCTATCAATGACCAGCTCATAAGCCGAATTCTGGGTGAGGAGCGCATCTACAAATCGGTTGACCGGACCTCTGACCCCCAAGACATTGTCAATTACCCTATCGAGTTTCTCAACTCATTGGAGCCAGCAGGGCTTCCACCTCACATTCTTAGGCTAAGGGTTGGATGCCCAATTATGCTAATCAGAAACTTGCTTCCGCCTAAACAGTGCAACGGGACCCGCTTAGTAGTTACGTCCCTGATGCCCCNNNNNNNNNNNNNNNNNNNNNNNNNNNNNNNNNNNNNNNNNNNNNNNNNNNNNNNNNNNNNNNNNNNNNNNNNNNNNNNNNNNNNNNNNNNNNNNNNNNNNNNNNNNNNNNNNNNNNNNNNNNNNNNNNNNNNNNNNNNNNNNNNNNNNNNNNNNNNNNNNNNNNNNNNNNNNNNNNNNNNNNNNNNNNNNNNNNNNNNNNNNNNNNNNNNNNNNNNNNNNNNNNNNNNNNNNNNNNNNNNNNNNNNNNNNNNNNNNNNNNNNNNNNNNNNNNNNNNNNNNNNNNNNNNNNNNNNNNNNNNNNNNNNNNNNNNNNNNNNNNNNNNNNNNNNNNNNNNNNNNNNNNNNNNNNNNNNNNNNNNNNNNNNNNNNNNNNNNNNNNNNNNNNNNNNNNNNNNNNNNNNNNNNNNNNNNNNNNNNNNNNNNNNNNNNNNNNNNNNNNNNNNNNNNNNNNNNNNNNNNNNNNNGCTAAGTTGCTCATAAAGTTAACCTagagggacaggccccttattttttggttaaggctgtggtaagttttcctaagctGTTCCAATCCAAATCCCCAATGCAACACTTCATAATCCTAGATTAATCCCGGGCAAcaccgggctatactgctagtataccATAAAACGCACCATCTGAAAGAATCAGCCTTGACATATCCCTCTtcttactatgtgtgtgtgtgtgtgtgtgtgtgtgtgtgtgtgtgtgtgtgtgtttgtgtgtgtgtgtgtgtgtgtgtgtacatagctatatatacatgtgtgtgtgtctgtgtattttgtgtgcataCTTTTAGCTAATGTTTCATTATGGGATAAAtggaatggaaataaagaaatgtcATACCATATTCAGTTCTTGTATATTCGCATTTGTTAGTTTGAGAATGTGTTTTAATATTTGCGGGTTTTCTtgtataaatttcaattattcatttaaaatagtaACCTTTCATAGAAAATAGAATCCATAATTCAGTCGGTGAACAATAATATCTCTCATGTCTCACTTTGAAAACTCTACTTTGgcaatatttttcttctgttcaaataatgttaattttgattaacatatatattcttaatactacaaataatattgaattcatttaaaTTGTACGTTAGTGTTAAGAAGTAATGAAATTCATAAGAAATTTTATATCAACaacatttttcttaaatttcgCTAATAAATCCGACctcattcaaataaaattaaatatatataaaaaaacatagttGTATTATTGGCTGTTTATAATGAGAAGTCGATGAATGAAGAATGTATCTGACAGATAGTTTTGATCTTTCATTGAACATTTCTTAATGTGTGTATACTGCATTCTATAATATATTGATTCTACTCCGAGATTGATTATGAGTTTCATAATATAGATCCACACAGCTATCAAATAAACATTTCCTTTGAATCATGAAAAACGATGTTTAACGGACCctaaaaatttcattaatatttgctCTGTTATTTGTATTATCGAAACAGAATGAAGTATATTTATGAATCCAAACTAGTACGatacaataatttttctttaatttgttccagtcattcaatcgtggccatgctggggcactgctttgaaggttttagacgaacaaatcgactccagtatttattttaaagtctagtacttattctatcggtctctttttgccgaaccgctagtttacggatacgtaaacaaaccaacactgactgTCAAGTAAAGATGGTGTACAAACACAcgattatacacacgcacacacacacacacatacacacacacacacacacacattacatctcccaaatccactcatgagtcATAAAGCTTCCTTGGCATATTgaccaagaagacacttgcccatggtgtcatgCAATGCAGGATgaccaaacccagaaccatgtggattgaaccaagcttcttactacacaaccacaaataaaagatattcatgaaaatatcttaaaatattaaaaagttgaTAAGATcaactaaatatttcatatttatttaatttgaaaagATTTTTAGTTTACTTTACCTTTTTTCCATGACATACGTTATATTGTCGACATAAGTAAATTTAATACAACACTCCAAACGTTTCTATTTCAAAACGTATACATTAAGCCTTCAACaggtaaataatatttaataaaactcACTTAAACAAAGACCAGTTCTTTCTTGGCTCTCCACGCATCACGGACAATTCCTATTGATGGCACTTCTCAGCCTGTAGATCTGAAATTAAAATGGCAACGCTCACCAACCTTGCTCTTAGCACTATCAAACTCGGTGTTACGAAATTACCCACGATCCGTGAGTTGAAAGCACTGTGGAAACGAATAATCAAACAATCTAGAGTCCTCACCCCATTTTTACATAGTCGGTTATTCCCGTTTATAAACTTCTATCGAATGCTTGCTCGATTGACAGTAGACCGTGAGCGCCTAGTATAATAGAGGTATCAGATGTACAACTTTGATCTGTGATTGACTCACGACTGTTGCGTCAAACATGACTTGTAGATGATAATAAATCACAGAAGTGATGTAGAGGTTCACCGCCGCTGCTCAGTTATTCGGCAAGAGATTCCAACCTGTGTATTTCTAATGGACTATGACAAATCAGCTCGAATGCTCGTCGCAGTTCCTGTCTACTTCGTAATCTGGATCGAACCAATCAACGAAAAGCGTATTCATAACTTCAGTCTAGTGCGAGATGACGGCGTTTCCACTGCCGGTTCTTCAGTTGCGGAGATGCATGCTCCCTAACTTGAATTGATTAAAAAGTACGCTAGTTCCTACTTTCTAATTGTTTCGAAACTTTGATACCTATTTTGACTTCTGTGGTATTGTATGACAATGCTAACACGGTTCTTTTGTGTCTCAGTTCATGCGAGATTACAAAAGCATCGGTCATTGGGTCCATAGAACATGAATCGCTTCTCGGCAGTAAAAACTACTTTGATAACATCAACAGAAgtagttaaaaataattttgcgCAGTTTACCCTTGCCTTCTTAGGTTTTTTGCTTAAATAAATCTTCCTCTTGACTTTTCCGTACATGTATCCAATTTCTTTCAGTGTTATTTGAAATGTTGgaatatttacatctatttcacatttctccttCACCTTCAATGCCGTTTACCTTTTTTCCAGCAACCAAGACATGGGTCACAGTCATCTTCATTCGCCTTTGAGTTCTTTTCCAAGCaacttttttcttcctcttttcttcctaTTCCGGTTATAGTCATTCTTTAACATATACACCACTGTAGACTTCGAAATCTTCAAACCAACAGCTATTTTCTTCAGGCTTAGGCCATCTTCTCTCTTCTATCAAACTAAAGAACTCATTTCTTTTCAATGCAATTTCATCCGAAAAATTTTTTGTCAATTAAAGAAAGATTTCTTGAAGAATAATACTTATTGAAGTACTGCATACTGCCTTTGTACTAGAAAATTTGCATAAAAATTTGAAGGGATTGCTCAGGGTGACATTAAAGTAAGCATTCTATTATGTCCGAAAAATAATGTCGCgtaatttatatcaaaatatgtaaaaagaaatgctCGCAGCacacaaaagactgaaacaagcatCTTACTTTAAGTTAATTTAAAGCTCACAAATATGTGCGTAGCTACTCTAAGTAGCTCTACAAAATAAACTTTCTAGAAGTACAATTTTTAAGCCGTCTGAAAAAAATTGTCAAGCTCTGTATTAGTGGCAAACCCATTATCTATTAATACTGCCATTGTTGATATCCGGGTAGTTGTTGTTCCGTAGACCGAATTTCTTACACACCTCTActctattttcttatattcttttcaatgaGTTGCTTGTTTATGTGTAAATTGGACAAGCGTTTATGctgataatatataaaattgaagataCTGTATAGTTGGTGAATATAGATTACCACGTGTTGTGGTatctcttgttttgtttgttaagtGTGATACCGTGGGTACTAAATTTTGTTCACTCTTTCGCCGGCTCTTGAGAAAGCCTTCATCAACATTTTGTATTTTGGTTGTTTGTTCTTCTGTTTATTGTAACTTATTTAGCTTGTCTGGTAGTTTCTTCAATATGTTCATTCAGATGAGGTCGCGTTTATTGAATGTGTAATCGTCCTTGTattgtgttctttcttttgtgGAGCAGTATGCGTTTTGTAGATTCTGTTGAGATGCTTTGATTGATTGACGGTTGCCcatcttattaatttttttcccttttcagtAAGTATTCTTTCTGTCACTTGTTCTATCCC
This region of Octopus bimaculoides isolate UCB-OBI-ISO-001 chromosome 6, ASM119413v2, whole genome shotgun sequence genomic DNA includes:
- the LOC106873367 gene encoding uncharacterized protein LOC106873367, with the protein product MANKGAPEALDRSLKDIRDSTASMGGVTLLLSGDFRQTLPVIPKGTRADKVRACLKSSMLWPQVKMLSLSTNMRAHLLGDITSAAFAEDILALGEGKVPNNDKGDMSISELCNTVDNPSDLLETVFPNLESNYADINWLSERTILAPKNVAVSAINDQLISRILGEERIYKSVDRTSDPQDIVNYPIEFLNSLEPAGLPPHILRLRNEVYL